In the Topomyia yanbarensis strain Yona2022 chromosome 3, ASM3024719v1, whole genome shotgun sequence genome, one interval contains:
- the LOC131689015 gene encoding elongation of very long chain fatty acids protein 4-like: protein MSNQTDSIPFYDVFGYYEWTLTLADPRTKGWLLVDSPVPTLLCVCAYLAVVRIGPKLMQDRKPFDLSSILIPYNLVMALLNLYICLQLFVGSIQLRYSYICEPCRQSFSGPEMRIVGAVWWYYFSKVLEFTDTFFFILRKKDNQLTFLHVYHHSTMFSFWWIGVKWVPSGSTFLPAMVNSAIHVLMYTYYGVSALGPHMNKYLWWKKYLTMLQLIQFTFAMLLGINGILTGCEFPLWMHYTLIGYMISFIVLFGNFYAQAYLKGHPIKQFEINANCLDLTSKNKVE from the exons ATGTCAAATCAAACCGATAGTATCCCTTTCTACGACGTCTTCGGATATTACGAGTGGACTCTCACACTGGCAGATCCTCGGACGAAAGGGTGGCTACTAGTGGATTCACCTGTGCCAACCCTGCTGTGCGTGTGTGCTTACCTTGCCGTGGTTCGGATCGGCCCAAAATTAATGCAAGA TCGGAagccttttgaccttagttcgaTACTCATACCGTATAACCTAGTGATGGCGCTACTAAATCTGTATATTTGTCTTCAACTGTTCGTCGGTTCCATACAGTTGAGGTATAGCTATATTTGTGAGCCATGCAGACAGAGCTTTAGTGGTCCAGAAATGAGG ATTGTTGGAGCTGTTTGGTGGTATTATTTCTCCAAAGTGTTGGAGTTTACAGATACATTCTTCTTCATTCTACGCAAAAAGGACAACCAGTTGACGTTCCTTCATGTATATCATCATAGCACCATGTTCTCGTTCTGGTGGATCGGTGTTAAATGGGTACCCAGTGGTAGCA CCTTCTTACCTGCTATGGTCAACTCAGCTATTCACGTTCTAATGTACACGTACTACGGAGTATCTGCTCTTGGACCTCACATGAACAAATATCTATGGTGGAAGAAGTACCTCACCATGCTACAATTG ATTCAGTTTACCTTTGCCATGCTCCTCGGAATCAACGGTATCCTCACCGGTTGTGAGTTCCCCCTGTGGATGCACTACACCCTGATAGGTTACATGATTTCCTTCATTGTTCTGTTTGGAAATTTCTACGCGCAGGCCTATCTCAAGGGGCATCCCATCAAGCAGTTTGAAATTAATGCCAACTGTTTAGATCTAACATCGAAGAACAAAGTGGAATAG